One window of Papaver somniferum cultivar HN1 chromosome 9, ASM357369v1, whole genome shotgun sequence genomic DNA carries:
- the LOC113312307 gene encoding acidic leucine-rich nuclear phosphoprotein 32 family member B-like, with protein MVYFLADGIYPKLTIIVQAFSQTLDIPEYVRFNKYQMDKRKDVKHSFRVLQDWSRVFPVPIPEPTNNGRVFMSTLKNLEMHLQLRTDLVKHIAARPGRGGQAADLSSLEGTNMEYVVLPSSYGDYDDTDLKEEVVHGQNEDGAFDYYGDYNDQIPDDFEHAFEHVYRDRHVEDEYEHDGDDDEDDEDDEEEEDDEDDDDVEDDDEEAAYNGEDFYDDVESEDVL; from the exons ATGGTTTATTTCTTAGCAGATGGTATCTATCCAAAGTTGACTATAATTGTACAAGCTTTCAGTCAGACATTGGACATTCCCGAGTATGTGAGATTCAACAAGTATCAAATGGATAAAAGAAAGGATGTCAAGCATTCTTTTAGAGTACTCCAAG ATTGGAGCAGAGTTTTTCCTGTTCCGATTCCGGAACCTACCAATAATGGTCGTGTATTTATGTCAACTCTGAAAAACCTAGAAATGCACCTACAACTAAGAACAGATCTTGTCAAGCACATTGCTGCGCGTCCTGGTAGAGGAGGCCAGGCAGCAGACTTGTCTAGTTTGGAGGGTACAAATATGGAATACGTGGTACTTCCATCATCATATGGAGATTATGATGATACAGATTTAAAAGAAGAAGTTGTTCATGGTCAAAACGAGGATGGTGCATTTGATTATTATGGAGATTACAATGATCAAATCCCAGATGATTTTGAACATGCATTTGAACATGTTTATAGAGACCGGCATGTAGAAGATGAATATGAACATGATGGAGATGACGATGAGGATGACgaagatgatgaggaagaggaagatgATGAGGACGATGACGATGTTGAGGATGATGACGAGGAGGCTGCATACAATGGTGAGGATTTCTATGATGATGTTGAGTCAGAGGATGTATTATAA
- the LOC113312308 gene encoding uncharacterized protein LOC113312308 encodes MQEELNERSRRRQELEDWITRAIKAGQSTPEEETKGKKLKGTKATVTSQEEIAEYLEQNYHVVKQDNHCRVNSPYPTHIREYLYPDDYTSPKFKVYEGQGNAREHLSRFLSAMNDMAKDRKICLKEFPKSLTGTAFTWYDNLKEESVDYWQTLSTLFLRKFYSTKRKITAIYLSKNGFQTFVEIEEAAKRIADCIEEMLTDAVWRTTVSAATGTSRNVRPNVNEGGNQYHVDGRNQVRNGGSKREYKTPPPLPCSKECTIKLLNQWVADREIQLPPTIVDINNMDQNSAKYCCYHRRMGHPTEECFAIRSIFERKRAAGELEATRQTIEHDPFPRH; translated from the exons ATGCAGGAAGAATTGAATGAGCGTTCACGAAGGAGACAAGAGCTCGAAGATTGGATAACACGGGCAATAAAAGCAGGACAAAGTACGCCCGAAGAggaaacaaaaggaaaaaaactcAAAGGTACCAAGGCGACAGTGACATCGCAAGAAGAAATCGCCGAATACCTAGAACAGAACTATCATGTGGTAAAACAAGACAACCATTGCCGCGTGAATAGTCCGTATCCAACGCACATTCGAGAATACTTATACCCCGATGACTACACATCTCCCAAGTTCAAAGTATATGAGGGTCAAGGAAATGCGCGAGAACATCTCAGCCGATTTTTATCAGCAATGAACGACATGGCTAAAGACAGAAAAATATGTTTAAAAGAGTTCCCCAAGTCACTTACTGGCACCGCGTTCACTTGGTATGATAACCTAAAGGAAGAAAGTGTGGATTACTGGCAGACTTTATCCACACTCTTTCTTAGGAAGTTTTACTCAACCAAAAGGAAGATAACGGCGATATACCTGAGCAAGAACGG GTTCCAAACCTTTGTTGAGATAGAAGAAGCAGCCAAGAGGATCGCTGACTGCATAGAAGAGATGTTGACAGACGCTGTTTGGCGCACCACAGTTAGCGCTGCAACGGGAACCTCACGCAATGTGAGACCTAATGTTAATGAGGGTGGGAACCAATACCACGTGGATGGAAGAAACCAAGTGAGGAACGGAGGGAGCAAGCGTGAGTACAAAACACCACCACCTCTCCCATGCAGTAAAGAATGCACGATCAAGCTTCTGAATCAATGGGTCGCTGACAGGGAAATTCAGCTACCCCCAACCATAGTAGATATTAATAACATGGACCAAAATTCGGCCAAATACTGCTGCTACCACCGAAGAATGGGACATCCAACAGAAGAGTGTTTCGCCATTCGAAGTATATTCGAGCGCAAGCGAGCGGCTGGGGAACTCGAGGCGACAAGACAAACAATTGAGCATGATCCATTCCCTCGCCATTAA